In Anticarsia gemmatalis isolate Benzon Research Colony breed Stoneville strain chromosome 4, ilAntGemm2 primary, whole genome shotgun sequence, one DNA window encodes the following:
- the Orai gene encoding calcium release-activated calcium channel protein orai isoform X1 — protein MSVWSASTAGNNYHSALPGGQYSSSNNWCPKLSKHNCVMSGETPIQSADGLHTPAYLSWRKLQLSRAKLKASSKTSALLSGFAMVAMVEVQLNPGSGVPNEMLIAFTVCTTLLVAVHMLALMISTCILPNIEAVGNLHIISLVHESPHERLHWYIEIAWAFSTLLGLILFLVEIAILCWVKFYDLSNTAAWSACVVLIPVLIVFLAFAIHFYMSLASHKYEVTATGIKELELLKERIELGDHDARMNNLTLLDQSRIV, from the exons ATGTCGGTTTGGTCAGCCAGTACAGCTGGAAATAATTACCACTCCGCATTACCAGGCGGACAATACAGTTCCTCTAATAACTGGTGCCCAAAATTGAGCAAG CACAATTGCGTCATGTCGGGCGAGACACCGATACAGTCGGCCGACGGGCTCCACACCCCCGCCTACCTTTCGTGGAGGAAACTTCAGCTCAGCAGGGCCAAGCTCAAGGCTTCCAGCAAGACTTCCGCGTTGCTCTCCGGATTTGCTATG GTAGCAATGGTGGAGGTGCAACTGAATCCTGGCTCAGGTGTGCCTAATGAAATGTTAATAGCCTTCACGGTGTGCACGACGTTACTCGTCGCCGTACACATGCTCGCGCTAATGATAAGTACGTGCATCCTGCCGAACATTGAAGCCGTCGGCAACTTGCATATCATATCGCTCGTACACGAGTCCCCCCACGAGAGACTCCACTGGTACATCGAAATTGCGTGGGCCTTCTCCACGCTCTTAGGACTTATACTGTTCCTAGTAGAAATAGCGATACTCTGTTGGGTCAAATTCTATGACTTGAGTAACACAGCGGCGTGGTCAGCGTGTGTCGTCCTCATACCAGTCTTGATCGTGTTCCTAGCTTTCGCTATACACTTCTACATGTCCCTAGCAAGTCATAAATACGAAGTGACTGCTACGGGTATTAAAGAATTGGAGTTGCTCAAAGAACGGATTGAACTCGGCGACCACGACGCTCGAATGAACAACTTAACGCTACTAGACCAAAGTCGTATCGTGTGA
- the Orai gene encoding calcium release-activated calcium channel protein orai isoform X2 has protein sequence MSGETPIQSADGLHTPAYLSWRKLQLSRAKLKASSKTSALLSGFAMVAMVEVQLNPGSGVPNEMLIAFTVCTTLLVAVHMLALMISTCILPNIEAVGNLHIISLVHESPHERLHWYIEIAWAFSTLLGLILFLVEIAILCWVKFYDLSNTAAWSACVVLIPVLIVFLAFAIHFYMSLASHKYEVTATGIKELELLKERIELGDHDARMNNLTLLDQSRIV, from the exons ATGTCGGGCGAGACACCGATACAGTCGGCCGACGGGCTCCACACCCCCGCCTACCTTTCGTGGAGGAAACTTCAGCTCAGCAGGGCCAAGCTCAAGGCTTCCAGCAAGACTTCCGCGTTGCTCTCCGGATTTGCTATG GTAGCAATGGTGGAGGTGCAACTGAATCCTGGCTCAGGTGTGCCTAATGAAATGTTAATAGCCTTCACGGTGTGCACGACGTTACTCGTCGCCGTACACATGCTCGCGCTAATGATAAGTACGTGCATCCTGCCGAACATTGAAGCCGTCGGCAACTTGCATATCATATCGCTCGTACACGAGTCCCCCCACGAGAGACTCCACTGGTACATCGAAATTGCGTGGGCCTTCTCCACGCTCTTAGGACTTATACTGTTCCTAGTAGAAATAGCGATACTCTGTTGGGTCAAATTCTATGACTTGAGTAACACAGCGGCGTGGTCAGCGTGTGTCGTCCTCATACCAGTCTTGATCGTGTTCCTAGCTTTCGCTATACACTTCTACATGTCCCTAGCAAGTCATAAATACGAAGTGACTGCTACGGGTATTAAAGAATTGGAGTTGCTCAAAGAACGGATTGAACTCGGCGACCACGACGCTCGAATGAACAACTTAACGCTACTAGACCAAAGTCGTATCGTGTGA